One Glutamicibacter halophytocola DNA segment encodes these proteins:
- a CDS encoding FtsK/SpoIIIE domain-containing protein, translated as MPRYEFLLISQLFQHPRQFELVSAGRLTGDKLSSILLSSFPNQYWYFGQDSLESLGSLASGQKLILSDIPQVQPEYIDQSATLKLYVPHGPDSGAWISLTQGEHSIGRGAPLWLEDPLISRCHATLNVSTRRLRLVAAANHQIAREDGILCSSMDLVLGSRFRLGNTFFVVGDPVATESKKTIRDEDLEVHVPPKPEMSRLVMLSLAALVPILTGVLLAILMGTMFFLIISGISALMGLAPASQLVSELRRWKRAMRAQRNAVIQNRSTYAAPLGQAIIAGLDATALNINSPSVPPLVWGDGLWSPQLHESPQSDATQRSRFKLKSRKLDAPWHGPVFSPPVPGVWHLVGAQGPETGEVLASVLARFLPLIATGKLSLYIDPSIRCLPASLLLMKNVTASSPPMPSEQSPWQREVPLLKSIYLTAAPTRLLPETLIIGLGPRLPEAAEHWIEINSQSTHLPDQRFVLKNLHRLSLMRFDRTVQQLLRLLPSAPIAAQQALSEPANSVRAAIGVTDEGTEVALDLDSDGPHMLICGTTGSGKSEALRRIVADLAHSFSPQHIAFVLIDFKGGAGLSVFEPLPHVQLFASDLDEPSAQRTLEQLEFEIRRREKLLADSGCSDLGEYQMLTPVPQPLPRLVVVVDEFRVFVESLPTAGQRIDRLAAVGRALGIHLILSTQRPAGALTGQTRANINAVIALRVNDPSESVELIGSTAATLLNQPGQAIMRSSSRPTGKVQFHLAVEPDLKGEIFERNRNNMAVAPFCTFEPEHELSGTDPLTVLLEQLTARWISVPQPVSGFASPLPLTSEEALIPTGWPGKDTGTIFCGVRDNLSGGTLEPLVVNTAKGHSLLICGLPEAGARKSLNYLVSLRRKILCFGPEPVTDAQQHANLKVITGNDTYAFLDALDYLESLPRDDGLIIMVHSLAQLQSVLHPQHFQRFDEALGSLLRLGSQRSPFIVCAVDRDQNCLKSTGLFTTQWYFPYNSTESLKMIWPKIPACAPITGRGVIVTADNPPQVFQLAPAQAVPREDDNWNVASPEVSAYSQAPHEASQLLGYCPFTGRPIARPQQARLIMICPDADERLKLSLLLADRWNASHANGIEELASRIDDFESGKQDSPAMLCVYLENTAQPRLMPAIEKLGAINVPVVFFTPPSARLAYELGLSALGLDDREFAVVESEHSQDMQPMQWPALHHEPSAENRPYWRAIISRDGQPRMIHIPRDIRRK; from the coding sequence ATGCCCCGCTACGAATTTCTCTTGATATCGCAACTTTTCCAGCATCCACGGCAATTTGAATTGGTCTCGGCCGGGAGACTGACTGGAGACAAATTGTCGTCAATTCTCCTGTCATCTTTTCCCAACCAGTATTGGTATTTCGGACAAGACAGCCTGGAAAGCTTGGGCTCTTTAGCATCAGGCCAAAAACTGATTCTGAGCGATATTCCTCAGGTGCAACCTGAATACATCGATCAATCAGCTACCTTAAAGCTCTATGTCCCCCACGGCCCAGATTCTGGAGCTTGGATTTCTCTCACTCAAGGAGAGCATTCAATTGGCCGGGGGGCTCCACTGTGGCTCGAAGACCCACTTATTTCACGATGCCACGCGACTTTAAATGTTTCTACGCGTCGCCTACGGCTGGTGGCAGCAGCCAACCACCAGATAGCTCGTGAGGATGGGATTCTCTGCAGCTCAATGGACCTAGTTCTAGGTTCTCGGTTTCGTTTAGGAAATACGTTTTTCGTGGTTGGCGACCCGGTCGCCACGGAATCCAAAAAAACAATTCGAGATGAGGACTTGGAAGTCCATGTCCCTCCCAAGCCTGAAATGAGCCGGCTGGTGATGCTCTCGCTGGCTGCCCTCGTCCCGATCCTGACCGGCGTTCTATTGGCAATACTGATGGGAACGATGTTCTTTCTGATCATTAGTGGGATCTCTGCCCTCATGGGCTTGGCCCCGGCAAGCCAATTGGTGTCTGAGCTCAGACGTTGGAAACGAGCCATGCGCGCCCAACGGAATGCAGTAATCCAGAATCGATCCACGTATGCCGCTCCGTTGGGGCAAGCAATTATTGCAGGGCTAGACGCGACCGCCTTGAACATTAACTCGCCGTCCGTACCTCCGTTGGTTTGGGGCGACGGGCTCTGGTCTCCACAATTGCATGAGTCTCCACAGTCCGATGCTACGCAAAGATCACGGTTCAAGCTCAAGAGCCGGAAGCTAGATGCGCCCTGGCATGGTCCTGTCTTTTCTCCGCCAGTTCCTGGAGTTTGGCATTTGGTCGGGGCTCAAGGTCCGGAAACTGGAGAAGTCTTGGCCAGTGTTCTTGCACGTTTCTTACCGCTGATCGCCACGGGAAAACTATCGCTCTATATCGATCCGAGCATCCGTTGTTTGCCGGCTTCCTTATTGCTGATGAAGAATGTCACCGCTTCCAGCCCACCGATGCCCTCGGAGCAGAGTCCCTGGCAACGCGAAGTTCCTTTGCTTAAGTCCATTTATCTAACAGCCGCGCCGACTCGGCTCCTCCCCGAGACCTTAATAATCGGCCTTGGCCCTAGGCTCCCGGAGGCCGCAGAACACTGGATCGAAATTAACTCCCAATCAACTCACCTTCCTGACCAGCGCTTCGTACTCAAGAATTTGCACCGATTAAGCTTGATGCGATTCGACCGAACCGTCCAGCAGTTATTGCGTTTGCTGCCATCAGCGCCTATTGCCGCGCAACAAGCATTATCGGAACCTGCAAACAGCGTGCGAGCTGCTATCGGAGTCACCGATGAAGGAACCGAGGTAGCACTTGACCTAGATTCGGACGGGCCACACATGCTGATCTGCGGAACGACCGGGTCAGGAAAATCGGAAGCCCTGCGCCGCATAGTTGCGGATCTTGCACATAGCTTCTCGCCGCAGCATATAGCTTTCGTCCTTATCGATTTCAAAGGAGGCGCAGGATTATCAGTTTTTGAGCCGCTCCCCCACGTTCAACTTTTCGCTAGTGATTTAGACGAGCCCTCCGCACAGCGCACCCTTGAACAACTTGAATTCGAAATACGTCGTAGGGAAAAACTCCTTGCTGATAGCGGATGTAGCGATCTCGGCGAATATCAAATGCTCACGCCAGTTCCGCAACCATTGCCACGGCTTGTAGTCGTGGTTGATGAATTTCGGGTATTTGTCGAATCCCTGCCTACAGCTGGTCAGCGAATTGACCGGTTAGCCGCCGTAGGTCGGGCGTTAGGGATTCATTTGATCCTTAGTACACAGCGCCCCGCTGGTGCTCTTACTGGCCAAACACGCGCGAATATCAATGCCGTCATCGCGCTTCGAGTCAATGATCCCAGCGAATCAGTCGAACTCATTGGCTCCACTGCGGCAACATTGCTAAATCAGCCGGGGCAGGCAATTATGCGAAGTTCTTCGCGGCCAACCGGAAAAGTCCAATTTCATCTCGCTGTTGAGCCCGATCTCAAAGGCGAAATTTTTGAGCGAAACCGCAACAATATGGCAGTAGCCCCGTTCTGCACATTTGAACCTGAACATGAGCTATCCGGGACAGACCCGCTTACGGTACTTCTGGAGCAGCTAACGGCCCGTTGGATATCGGTGCCTCAACCTGTCTCGGGATTTGCATCCCCTCTTCCTTTGACCTCCGAAGAGGCACTAATTCCAACAGGCTGGCCCGGGAAAGACACGGGCACCATCTTTTGCGGCGTTCGGGACAACCTATCGGGTGGCACGTTAGAACCACTGGTCGTTAACACCGCAAAAGGGCATTCTTTATTGATATGCGGTTTGCCGGAAGCTGGTGCTCGGAAGTCATTGAACTACTTGGTCTCATTGCGCCGCAAAATATTGTGTTTTGGACCAGAGCCGGTAACTGACGCACAGCAGCATGCAAATCTGAAGGTCATCACTGGCAATGACACATACGCTTTTTTGGATGCTCTGGATTACCTAGAATCGCTTCCGAGGGACGATGGCTTGATCATCATGGTTCATTCGTTGGCTCAACTTCAATCGGTGCTGCACCCGCAGCACTTTCAACGATTCGATGAGGCGTTGGGTTCGCTTTTGCGCTTAGGTTCTCAGCGGTCACCGTTCATAGTTTGCGCCGTCGATAGAGATCAGAATTGTCTAAAATCCACCGGCTTGTTCACGACCCAATGGTACTTTCCATACAATTCCACGGAATCACTAAAAATGATCTGGCCCAAAATTCCGGCTTGCGCTCCCATTACCGGCCGAGGAGTAATCGTAACTGCGGACAACCCGCCTCAGGTTTTTCAGCTTGCGCCAGCTCAAGCAGTTCCCCGCGAGGACGACAACTGGAACGTTGCCAGTCCAGAGGTCAGTGCGTATAGCCAGGCACCACACGAAGCATCCCAGCTACTTGGCTACTGCCCGTTTACCGGTCGCCCGATAGCCCGGCCACAACAAGCTCGCTTGATCATGATCTGTCCCGACGCTGACGAGAGGCTCAAGCTGTCGCTTCTTCTAGCGGATCGTTGGAATGCTTCCCACGCCAATGGCATAGAAGAATTAGCTTCAAGAATCGATGACTTCGAATCGGGGAAACAAGATAGTCCGGCCATGCTTTGCGTTTATTTGGAGAACACAGCACAGCCACGACTCATGCCTGCCATCGAAAAACTCGGAGCAATCAATGTGCCCGTCGTTTTCTTCACGCCGCCCTCGGCAAGGCTGGCGTATGAGCTCGGACTATCCGCGCTTGGATTAGATGACCGGGAATTCGCAGTCGTTGAGTCCGAGCATTCCCAGGACATGCAACCAATGCAATGGCCTGCACTTCATCATGAGCCATCGGCTGAAAACAGACCGTACTGGCGCGCCATCATTTCTCGCGATGGACAGCCACGGATGATTCACATCCCCCGGGACATTCGTAGGAAATAA
- a CDS encoding lysophospholipid acyltransferase family protein, with the protein MTKPNLEKKEFSAVLYDFLKRFAVRPLVRIFFRVDLQGINNVPGTGAAILASNHLSVSDSVFLPAMLDRPVIFLAKDEYFNGRGLKGRITAWFFRNINQLPMDRSGGQKSAASLASAKRALDEGKILGIYPEGTRSPDGRLYRAKLGVAILALESGAPVIPVAMIGTEKVQPIGQGLPHPGKIGIKIGEPLHFEHLAGKHGDPQALRACADEIRQAINALSGQSYVDVYAPRKAKK; encoded by the coding sequence GTGACAAAGCCGAACCTCGAGAAAAAGGAATTTTCTGCCGTGCTGTATGACTTCCTCAAGCGATTCGCCGTTCGGCCACTGGTGAGGATCTTCTTCCGCGTGGATCTGCAAGGCATCAACAACGTTCCGGGCACCGGAGCGGCCATCCTGGCCTCAAATCACCTGTCAGTCAGCGACTCGGTGTTCCTGCCTGCGATGCTCGATCGCCCGGTAATCTTCCTGGCCAAGGACGAGTATTTCAACGGCCGCGGACTCAAGGGGCGCATCACCGCATGGTTCTTCCGCAATATCAATCAGCTGCCAATGGACCGTTCCGGCGGGCAGAAATCAGCCGCTTCCCTGGCTAGTGCCAAGCGGGCCCTGGATGAAGGAAAAATTCTGGGGATCTATCCAGAGGGCACCCGCTCACCGGATGGAAGGCTGTACCGCGCAAAGCTCGGCGTGGCCATCCTCGCTCTGGAATCCGGGGCGCCGGTGATTCCGGTGGCCATGATCGGCACCGAAAAGGTCCAGCCTATCGGGCAGGGCCTGCCTCATCCGGGGAAGATCGGAATCAAGATCGGCGAGCCGTTGCACTTCGAGCATTTGGCGGGCAAACATGGCGATCCGCAGGCGCTACGGGCCTGCGCCGATGAGATCCGGCAGGCTATCAATGCGCTGTCTGGACAGAGCTATGTCGACGTTTATGCACCCCGGAAAGCTAAAAAGTAG
- a CDS encoding WhiB family transcriptional regulator — protein sequence MDWRSRAACLEKDPELFFPVGNTGPALLQIEEAKSVCRRCEVTETCLQWAIESGQDAGVWGGMSEDERRALKRRAARARRAS from the coding sequence ATGGATTGGCGTAGCCGCGCGGCGTGTCTGGAAAAGGATCCGGAACTGTTTTTCCCAGTTGGGAACACCGGTCCGGCCCTGTTGCAGATCGAAGAGGCCAAGAGCGTCTGCCGTCGATGTGAAGTAACCGAAACTTGCTTGCAGTGGGCTATTGAGTCTGGTCAGGATGCAGGCGTATGGGGCGGTATGAGCGAAGATGAGCGCCGCGCTTTGAAGCGCCGCGCCGCACGTGCTCGTCGCGCTTCATAA
- a CDS encoding class II 3-deoxy-7-phosphoheptulonate synthase: protein MSEVNRTPLPGSSVAGPATDPQLDLWRELPIAQQPTWREHKDYQSSINELGSRPPLVFAGEVDVLRERLAEAAQGRAFLLQGGDCAETFADATADKISARVRTILQMAVVLTYGSSMPVIKMGRMAGQFAKPRSSNDETRDGVTLPAFRGDIVNGYDFTEESRAHDPKRMVQAYNTSSATLNLIRAFTQGGFADLRSVHSWNSGFMANPAHSAYEQLAGEIDSAIRFMDACGADFEALKRTEFFASHEALLLDYERALTRTDSRTGLPYDTSGHFLWIGERTRQLDHAHIDFLSRVRNPIGVKLGPNTEPDDALRLIEKLDPNREPGRLTFITRMGAKNIREKLPNLVEKVTASGAQVLWVTDPMHGNTVTSQNGYKTRNFEDVMDEVRGFFEVHDSLGTFPGGLHVEMTGDDVAECLGGADPIREEDFDSLYESVCDPRLNHRQSLEMAFLVSSALQSRSRNR from the coding sequence GTGAGCGAAGTAAACCGAACCCCATTGCCAGGCTCCTCTGTAGCCGGCCCCGCCACTGATCCGCAACTAGACCTGTGGCGTGAATTGCCTATTGCCCAGCAGCCAACCTGGCGCGAGCACAAGGACTATCAGTCCTCCATCAACGAATTGGGTTCGCGTCCTCCTCTGGTTTTTGCCGGCGAAGTAGATGTCCTGCGTGAACGCCTCGCCGAGGCCGCCCAGGGCCGCGCTTTCCTCCTGCAGGGAGGCGACTGCGCCGAGACCTTTGCCGATGCTACCGCTGACAAGATTTCCGCACGTGTGCGCACCATCTTGCAGATGGCCGTTGTCCTGACCTATGGCTCATCGATGCCGGTCATCAAGATGGGCCGCATGGCTGGCCAGTTTGCCAAGCCGCGTTCCTCGAATGACGAAACCCGAGATGGCGTAACCCTGCCGGCATTCCGCGGCGACATCGTCAACGGCTACGACTTCACCGAGGAATCACGTGCCCACGATCCGAAGCGCATGGTGCAGGCCTACAACACCTCATCGGCCACGCTGAACCTGATCCGGGCCTTCACCCAGGGCGGCTTCGCCGACCTGCGCAGCGTGCACTCGTGGAACAGCGGATTCATGGCCAACCCGGCACACTCCGCCTACGAGCAGCTGGCTGGCGAAATCGACTCGGCCATCCGCTTCATGGATGCCTGCGGCGCGGACTTCGAGGCGCTCAAGCGCACCGAGTTCTTCGCTTCGCACGAAGCCTTGCTGCTGGACTACGAGCGTGCCTTGACCCGCACCGATTCGCGTACCGGCCTGCCGTACGACACCAGCGGCCACTTCCTGTGGATCGGCGAACGCACCCGCCAGCTGGACCACGCACACATCGACTTCCTCTCGCGTGTGCGCAACCCGATTGGCGTGAAGCTTGGCCCGAACACCGAGCCAGATGACGCGCTGCGCCTGATTGAAAAGCTCGATCCGAACCGCGAACCAGGCCGACTGACCTTCATCACCCGCATGGGTGCGAAGAACATTCGCGAGAAGCTGCCAAACCTGGTCGAGAAGGTCACTGCCTCCGGCGCCCAGGTGCTGTGGGTTACCGATCCGATGCACGGCAACACGGTCACCAGCCAGAACGGCTACAAGACCCGCAACTTCGAGGATGTCATGGACGAAGTCCGCGGCTTCTTCGAGGTGCACGACTCGCTGGGCACCTTCCCGGGCGGCCTGCATGTCGAGATGACCGGCGACGACGTGGCCGAGTGCCTCGGTGGCGCTGACCCAATTCGTGAGGAAGATTTCGACTCGCTCTACGAGTCGGTCTGCGACCCGCGACTGAACCACCGCCAGTCCCTGGAAATGGCCTTCTTGGTCTCCTCGGCACTGCAAAGCCGCAGCCGCAATCGCTAA
- a CDS encoding alpha/beta hydrolase yields the protein MNNEARNSSGHSLPKGSAVLLIHGFTGSPTAMEPWARSLQGAGFTTAVPLLPGHGTRWQDMIPVGYSEWIQATEQAFDDLARTHGTVFVAGLSMGGALALHLATRRNVAGISLVNPGLVVDSALAPMTPWLKHLMRSVAPISNDIAKRGVDEGAYPRTPVAAVAQLHALFAQTRSRLELVTAPVQLFRSTVDNVVSEASMRELVAGLKPGTLAEHHMLLHSKHVATLDYDAEQIFHESARFFSQLASTAHTRTGGPV from the coding sequence ATGAATAATGAAGCACGGAATAGCTCTGGGCACTCATTGCCCAAGGGCTCAGCAGTGCTGCTGATCCATGGCTTCACTGGCTCCCCCACGGCCATGGAGCCCTGGGCCAGATCCCTGCAGGGAGCAGGCTTCACTACAGCCGTGCCTCTGCTTCCAGGCCATGGCACCCGATGGCAGGACATGATTCCGGTGGGCTATAGCGAATGGATCCAGGCAACCGAGCAGGCTTTTGACGACCTGGCACGCACGCATGGCACCGTGTTCGTGGCCGGTTTGTCCATGGGTGGAGCGCTGGCACTGCATTTGGCCACAAGGCGCAATGTCGCCGGGATTTCATTGGTCAATCCCGGGCTCGTGGTTGACTCTGCGCTGGCCCCGATGACGCCATGGTTGAAGCACCTGATGCGCAGTGTGGCGCCGATCAGCAACGATATCGCCAAGCGCGGAGTGGACGAGGGGGCCTATCCGCGCACGCCCGTGGCCGCGGTGGCTCAGCTCCATGCGCTGTTCGCGCAAACCCGTTCACGGCTGGAACTCGTCACCGCTCCGGTGCAGCTGTTCAGATCGACCGTAGACAATGTGGTGTCCGAAGCTTCCATGCGGGAGCTGGTAGCAGGGCTCAAGCCAGGAACACTGGCCGAACACCACATGCTGCTTCACTCCAAACACGTTGCAACACTGGATTATGATGCCGAGCAGATTTTCCACGAATCGGCCCGATTCTTCTCCCAGCTCGCCAGCACGGCGCACACTCGGACAGGAGGGCCCGTATGA
- a CDS encoding Stk1 family PASTA domain-containing Ser/Thr kinase, whose product MSSALTDPHLGKTLDGRYRLDHLLALGGMSRIYRSMDKRLHRAVVVKILNDNFASEPTVRERFQSEAVIAANITHPNVVSIRDHNVSDNLVYLVMEYVRGRNLDQVIAERGHFTPRQMLSVLDQICNGLSAAHSEGIIHRDMKPANVLLADTGEIKLTDFGLARAASAHTQSATLLATLSHVSPELVSGAAADSRSDIYALGIMIYQMLTGKLPYSETNPAAMMKHHLDSPMPLPSHTVPGLAEDLDELVRWCTEKDPEKRPQDASLLLEEVRQIHATLSDEQLDFGVETLGTVADLIPKTFTHMPTTLQQRLDDMQRDREIEREQQWLALNSTSGDGEYEVDDDQANESPTTIIAAGAATEVLDLRDAQATRALPQGESIPDGAGLNATTAYARDELPHSAPEAADTAPSARDAKRAQKQANKRWRKEAQIPTHRLRKPRTGTQKIVITLMWILIVALVAGAGWFFGRGPGTIVRIPSLNGMLQERAIAQMDSQGVPVKVSTAYDDEIAIGRVVDSHPGTGKNIMKFQGIELTVSQGPELFDVPDVEGLALESAKKSLAKAGFKNLSTTEEYSSSVDSGSVISESPGTGQRVPKKNTIKLTVSKGPAPVQVPSVIGLSQEQATEKLRAAGLSLKAGAEVHSAQVEKGLAASQDPATGTAEFGSSITVNFSSGPEYIQIPSVVGLDVNDATARLEESGFQVKTHSVFGGRNQIVRMQTPLNQEAVRGSEISIYAF is encoded by the coding sequence ATGAGCTCAGCCCTGACAGACCCGCATTTGGGCAAGACTCTCGACGGCAGATATCGGCTCGACCATCTGCTAGCTCTTGGCGGAATGTCCCGCATCTACCGCAGCATGGATAAGCGGCTTCACCGCGCTGTCGTCGTGAAAATACTGAACGACAATTTCGCGAGCGAACCCACTGTCCGTGAGCGCTTTCAATCTGAAGCCGTAATCGCCGCGAATATCACGCATCCGAATGTCGTTTCTATTCGCGACCATAATGTCAGCGACAATCTCGTTTACCTCGTCATGGAGTATGTCCGTGGACGGAACCTCGATCAAGTTATCGCTGAGCGGGGTCATTTCACGCCCCGCCAGATGTTGAGCGTTCTGGATCAAATTTGCAATGGACTAAGCGCTGCTCACAGCGAAGGCATCATTCACCGGGACATGAAACCAGCAAATGTCCTGCTCGCGGACACCGGAGAGATCAAGCTGACCGACTTCGGCCTGGCGCGAGCAGCCAGCGCCCATACCCAATCAGCAACATTGCTGGCAACGCTGTCCCATGTTTCACCGGAGCTCGTTTCTGGGGCGGCAGCCGATTCTCGCAGCGATATCTACGCGCTGGGCATCATGATCTATCAAATGCTCACCGGCAAACTGCCATACTCGGAAACTAATCCGGCCGCCATGATGAAACACCATCTGGACTCCCCCATGCCGTTGCCTTCGCACACGGTTCCTGGTCTTGCCGAAGATCTGGATGAGCTGGTTCGCTGGTGCACCGAAAAAGACCCTGAAAAGCGTCCTCAAGATGCCTCGCTCTTGCTAGAGGAAGTCCGCCAGATCCATGCGACCCTCTCCGATGAACAGCTGGACTTTGGTGTCGAAACGCTGGGAACCGTCGCAGATCTGATTCCCAAAACCTTCACCCACATGCCGACCACCTTGCAGCAACGGCTCGACGACATGCAACGCGACCGGGAGATTGAACGTGAACAGCAATGGCTAGCGCTTAACTCCACTTCCGGTGACGGCGAATACGAGGTCGACGACGACCAGGCGAACGAATCGCCAACCACGATCATCGCTGCCGGCGCCGCGACCGAGGTCCTGGACCTGCGAGACGCCCAAGCAACCCGTGCACTGCCCCAAGGCGAGAGCATTCCGGATGGCGCAGGCCTGAATGCCACCACCGCTTATGCGCGCGATGAGCTTCCCCATAGCGCGCCAGAAGCTGCCGATACTGCGCCTTCCGCACGCGATGCAAAGCGCGCGCAAAAGCAGGCAAACAAGCGCTGGCGCAAAGAAGCCCAAATTCCAACGCACCGCCTGCGCAAGCCGCGCACGGGGACCCAGAAGATCGTCATCACCTTGATGTGGATCCTGATTGTGGCGCTCGTTGCCGGCGCTGGGTGGTTCTTCGGTCGCGGACCCGGAACGATCGTGCGCATTCCTTCGCTGAACGGCATGCTCCAAGAGCGGGCGATCGCCCAAATGGATAGCCAAGGCGTCCCCGTTAAGGTCAGCACGGCCTACGACGACGAGATCGCGATTGGCCGGGTGGTCGATTCACACCCGGGCACCGGGAAGAACATCATGAAGTTTCAGGGCATCGAGCTTACAGTCTCACAAGGACCGGAGCTCTTCGACGTTCCTGACGTTGAAGGCTTGGCATTGGAAAGCGCCAAAAAGTCATTGGCCAAGGCCGGCTTCAAGAACCTGAGCACCACCGAAGAGTATTCTTCGTCGGTGGATTCCGGCTCGGTAATCAGCGAAAGTCCTGGCACCGGGCAACGGGTGCCGAAGAAGAACACCATCAAGCTCACTGTTTCAAAGGGGCCGGCACCAGTTCAAGTACCCTCGGTGATCGGCCTGAGCCAGGAACAGGCCACGGAAAAACTTCGCGCGGCCGGATTGTCATTAAAGGCTGGTGCTGAAGTCCATTCGGCACAGGTGGAAAAGGGCTTGGCAGCTTCCCAAGATCCAGCAACAGGCACCGCCGAATTCGGCAGTTCCATCACTGTCAATTTCTCCTCCGGGCCAGAATACATTCAGATTCCATCGGTTGTCGGACTCGACGTCAATGACGCTACGGCACGGCTGGAGGAATCTGGTTTCCAGGTGAAGACCCACAGCGTTTTCGGTGGTCGCAACCAGATCGTGCGAATGCAAACTCCGCTCAATCAGGAAGCTGTACGCGGTAGCGAAATCAGCATCTACGCTTTCTAG
- a CDS encoding AMP-dependent synthetase/ligase — translation MREYSSPIRIHTPQQSNITDLLLRHANSAANPALFAKPGDGSSWQDVTASQFAADAKAIAKGFIANGINPGARIALMAKTRYEWTLVDFAIWFAGCVTVPIYETSSPSQVAWIVADSEVKAIVLESATHEAVVRRAAHQEQLDTLDNIWQFESGLEQLAEDGKDIDDEQLEARRSAVALSDIATIIYTSGTTGRPKGCELTHGNFVELAENAAASLPQAVYPGASTIMFLPLAHVFARFISVINVAAGCRTGHTPDVKNLLGDLQSFKPNFILAVPRVFEKVYNSAMLKAEDGGKGKIFHAGVDVAVAYSKAQQAGKIPLALNLKHKLFDALLYKKLREAMGGNIRHAVSGGGPLGERLGHFFNGIGVTVLEGYGLTETTAPITVNTLERIKIGTVGKPLPGNAVRIAEDGEILAKGLCVMRGYHNRPELQEETFTDGWFHTGDIGELDADGFLKITGRKKEIIVTSSGKNVIPALLEDQIRADALVSQCVVIGDGRPFIAALVTLDPEALPGWLERHQLDKNTSLEELATHPTVLETIEKVIAKANTSVSKAEAIKSFRVVPADFTEETGHLTPSMKIKRAVVLKDYNELIEEIYSAPKPTA, via the coding sequence ATGCGCGAATATAGCTCGCCAATTCGCATCCATACGCCTCAGCAGTCAAATATCACCGATCTGTTGCTGCGGCACGCCAATTCGGCCGCGAATCCAGCCTTGTTCGCCAAACCTGGCGACGGCTCCTCCTGGCAGGATGTCACCGCATCGCAATTTGCCGCGGACGCGAAGGCCATCGCCAAGGGTTTCATTGCCAATGGCATCAACCCCGGCGCACGCATCGCGCTGATGGCAAAAACCCGCTACGAATGGACCCTCGTCGACTTCGCCATCTGGTTTGCCGGATGCGTCACCGTTCCCATCTACGAAACCTCCTCCCCCAGCCAGGTAGCCTGGATTGTCGCCGATTCCGAGGTCAAGGCGATCGTTCTGGAATCGGCAACCCACGAAGCCGTGGTGCGCCGCGCAGCCCATCAGGAACAGCTCGATACCCTCGATAACATCTGGCAGTTCGAGAGCGGCCTGGAACAGCTGGCCGAAGACGGCAAGGATATTGATGACGAGCAGCTCGAAGCCCGCCGCTCGGCTGTCGCCTTGAGCGACATCGCAACCATCATCTACACCTCGGGAACCACTGGACGGCCCAAAGGCTGCGAACTGACCCACGGCAACTTTGTGGAGCTGGCAGAAAATGCTGCCGCGTCCCTTCCCCAGGCGGTGTATCCCGGTGCCTCCACCATCATGTTCCTGCCACTGGCCCACGTCTTCGCACGATTCATCTCCGTGATCAACGTGGCTGCCGGTTGCCGCACCGGGCATACCCCTGATGTGAAAAACCTGCTGGGTGATCTCCAGTCCTTCAAGCCGAATTTCATCCTTGCCGTTCCCCGCGTCTTCGAGAAGGTTTACAACTCGGCCATGCTCAAGGCCGAAGACGGTGGCAAGGGCAAAATATTCCACGCTGGCGTCGACGTGGCCGTGGCCTATTCCAAGGCGCAGCAGGCCGGCAAGATTCCGCTGGCGCTCAACCTCAAGCACAAGCTCTTCGACGCCTTGCTCTACAAGAAGCTGCGCGAGGCCATGGGCGGCAATATTCGCCATGCCGTCTCCGGTGGCGGCCCGCTGGGAGAGCGCCTGGGCCATTTTTTCAACGGCATAGGGGTCACCGTGCTCGAAGGCTATGGGCTGACCGAAACCACCGCGCCGATCACCGTGAATACCTTGGAACGCATCAAGATCGGCACCGTCGGCAAACCGCTCCCGGGCAACGCGGTTCGCATTGCCGAAGACGGCGAAATTCTTGCCAAGGGCTTGTGCGTGATGCGCGGATACCACAATCGCCCGGAGCTGCAGGAGGAAACCTTCACCGACGGGTGGTTCCACACCGGCGACATTGGCGAACTGGATGCCGACGGGTTCCTCAAAATCACCGGCCGCAAGAAGGAAATCATCGTCACTTCCAGTGGCAAGAACGTGATTCCGGCACTGCTTGAAGACCAGATCCGTGCCGACGCCCTGGTATCACAATGCGTCGTGATCGGTGATGGCCGGCCATTCATCGCGGCTTTGGTCACTTTGGATCCTGAAGCGCTTCCGGGCTGGCTTGAACGCCACCAGCTCGATAAGAACACTTCGCTGGAGGAATTGGCCACGCATCCGACGGTGCTGGAAACCATTGAGAAGGTCATCGCCAAGGCCAACACCTCGGTGTCCAAGGCCGAGGCAATCAAGTCCTTCCGCGTAGTGCCCGCTGACTTCACCGAGGAAACCGGCCATCTGACTCCCTCGATGAAGATCAAGCGTGCTGTGGTGCTCAAGGACTATAACGAGCTGATCGAGGAGATCTACTCGGCTCCCAAGCCCACAGCGTAA